A stretch of Chloroflexota bacterium DNA encodes these proteins:
- a CDS encoding GAF domain-containing protein, producing MHDWVLYRTILNRARSAMKTRFVGLARYDAEEGMVRVVALAGMESRTFMRAVNAVSRILPGFDVLGIEFPVIANQHSRESYLEGKTVRAPISEIAKGIVSSTVIELGGRLLGMKHGMVCPITVKQKVVGALVFYLPKPFTEEQRKIGEAFARQTALTWENIEVTMELEQQIAALERKRRLIIDQDPVLQQALTKADGPLSYEDLSINQQTHEVLFDGARIDLTNLEFELLACFMRYPGRPLTREELARQVWGNHRGSASNFVDVTVMHLRRKLEGEERPRLIHAVRGHGYVLHKDGAIEGE from the coding sequence ATGCACGATTGGGTGCTCTATCGAACGATTCTGAACAGGGCGCGCTCTGCGATGAAGACGCGCTTTGTGGGGCTTGCGCGCTATGACGCGGAGGAAGGGATGGTGCGTGTGGTAGCCCTGGCCGGGATGGAGTCCAGGACGTTCATGCGCGCGGTGAACGCCGTCTCTCGCATCCTGCCCGGGTTCGATGTGCTGGGCATCGAGTTCCCGGTGATCGCGAACCAGCACAGCCGGGAGTCCTACCTGGAGGGGAAGACGGTGCGCGCGCCGATCTCCGAGATCGCCAAGGGGATCGTCAGCTCAACGGTGATCGAGCTCGGCGGACGGCTGCTGGGGATGAAGCACGGGATGGTCTGCCCCATCACCGTGAAGCAGAAGGTGGTGGGTGCGCTGGTCTTCTATCTCCCCAAGCCGTTCACGGAGGAGCAACGGAAGATCGGGGAGGCCTTCGCGCGGCAGACGGCACTCACGTGGGAAAATATCGAAGTGACGATGGAGCTGGAGCAGCAGATCGCGGCACTGGAGCGCAAGCGGCGGCTCATCATTGACCAGGACCCGGTGCTGCAGCAGGCGCTGACGAAGGCGGACGGGCCGCTGAGCTATGAGGACCTCTCCATCAACCAGCAGACGCACGAGGTGCTGTTCGACGGCGCGCGGATAGACCTGACGAACCTGGAGTTTGAGCTGCTGGCCTGCTTCATGCGCTACCCGGGACGTCCGCTCACCAGGGAAGAGCTTGCACGGCAGGTGTGGGGAAACCACCGGGGCAGCGCCTCCAACTTCGTTGACGTGACGGTGATGCATCTGCGCCGCAAGCTGGAGGGCGAAGAACGCCCCAGGCTGATCCACGCGGTGCGGGGGCATGGCTACGTGCTGCACAAGGACGGCGCGATCGAAGGCGAGTAG
- a CDS encoding amidohydrolase, whose product MAEYSIISADSHVIEPPDIWEKWLPKKFVDRAPKLVKDEAGGDAWSFGKDSAPEPLGLVTVTGYGYDKFSWVGAGYSNIEPGCYIGKDRLRQLDFDGVQAEVIYPPQRTMRHFIQKKEKDPEFHQAGLEAYHRWVLEDFCGADVKRLKAVKQIPHLGIDKAVAELRDGKKRGFAAGTISAWPSGNAGISKADDPFWAAAQELEMPISMHISLASYQSQLPPSSTSRSIRGLASGQFQQMPLIILDMIFDGIFDRFPNLKLIASETGIGWVPFFMEQMDDRYWRNRKWAGVTLKRLPSEYVKRNWYFGIIRDFYGIRNRHDVGVDKILFSTDFPHHINDYPLTRRVVDEMMGGVSAEERHMMVYDNAARLFGLPRNGAKR is encoded by the coding sequence ATGGCCGAATACAGCATCATTTCCGCGGATTCCCACGTCATCGAACCGCCCGATATCTGGGAGAAGTGGCTCCCGAAAAAGTTCGTTGACCGCGCGCCCAAGCTCGTGAAGGACGAAGCCGGCGGCGATGCTTGGTCCTTCGGCAAGGACAGCGCCCCGGAGCCGCTGGGCCTGGTCACCGTCACCGGCTACGGCTATGACAAGTTCAGCTGGGTCGGCGCAGGCTACTCCAACATCGAGCCCGGCTGCTACATCGGCAAGGACCGTTTGCGCCAGCTCGATTTCGATGGCGTCCAGGCGGAGGTCATCTACCCGCCTCAGCGCACCATGCGCCACTTCATCCAGAAGAAGGAGAAGGACCCCGAGTTCCACCAGGCGGGGCTGGAGGCCTATCACCGCTGGGTGCTGGAGGACTTTTGCGGGGCCGATGTTAAGCGCCTCAAGGCCGTGAAGCAGATCCCCCACCTAGGCATAGACAAGGCCGTCGCCGAACTGCGCGATGGCAAGAAGCGCGGCTTCGCCGCAGGCACCATCAGCGCCTGGCCCAGCGGCAACGCCGGCATCTCCAAGGCTGACGATCCCTTCTGGGCCGCCGCACAAGAGCTGGAGATGCCCATCTCCATGCACATCTCCCTGGCCTCCTATCAGAGTCAACTCCCGCCCTCCTCCACCAGCCGCTCCATCCGCGGCCTCGCCTCCGGGCAATTCCAGCAGATGCCCCTCATCATCCTGGACATGATTTTCGATGGCATCTTTGACCGTTTCCCCAACCTTAAGCTCATCGCGTCCGAGACAGGCATCGGCTGGGTGCCCTTCTTCATGGAGCAGATGGATGATAGGTATTGGCGCAATCGCAAATGGGCCGGCGTCACCCTGAAGCGCCTCCCCAGCGAATACGTGAAGCGCAACTGGTACTTCGGCATCATCCGGGACTTCTACGGCATCCGCAACCGCCATGATGTGGGCGTGGACAAGATCCTCTTCAGCACGGACTTCCCCCATCACATCAATGACTATCCCCTGACCCGGCGTGTTGTGGACGAGATGATGGGCGGAGTCTCGGCTGAAGAGCGGCACATGATGGTCTACGACAATGCTGCGCGGCTCTTCGGCCTCCCGAGAAATGGAGCCAAGCGATGA
- a CDS encoding LLM class flavin-dependent oxidoreductase: MKFSIFFEIEVLPQHYTEQQQYENCLKQIELADELGFDAAWAVEHHFTYEYSHSTNPDLFFVAAAQRTKRIRLGPGVALLPMHHPIHLAQRYAMLDVLSNGRLNMGVGRGVTHLEFATFRPDTFKDHHLESREMFFEWIEIMKEAWTNNTIEWKGKYISFPEIQPLPKPIQKPHPPFYAASGSADSFVLYPQKGLRSLGQAAVKPLFMACEDAKTYHQNWKLAGHAPKDAEFGLLWGAHCAPTNKQALADAEGPVMWYISRLQRFFGPRSTDTTARAANRRYDWWTNPTIDKLLANDMVLAGDPDRCIELIKKAEAGGVNNILAQFQIGGLRHEQVMASMKLFAKEVMPAFKKSGVK; this comes from the coding sequence ATGAAGTTCAGCATCTTCTTTGAGATCGAGGTCCTCCCCCAGCACTACACGGAGCAGCAGCAGTACGAAAACTGCCTCAAGCAGATAGAGCTGGCGGACGAGCTTGGCTTCGATGCGGCCTGGGCCGTGGAGCACCACTTCACCTACGAATACTCCCACTCCACGAATCCTGACCTCTTCTTCGTCGCCGCTGCCCAGCGCACCAAGCGCATCCGCCTTGGCCCAGGGGTGGCCCTGCTGCCCATGCACCATCCCATCCACCTGGCCCAGCGCTACGCCATGCTGGACGTCCTCAGCAACGGCCGCCTGAACATGGGCGTCGGGCGCGGCGTCACCCACCTGGAGTTCGCCACCTTCCGCCCGGACACATTCAAGGACCACCACCTGGAGAGCCGGGAGATGTTCTTCGAATGGATCGAAATCATGAAGGAGGCCTGGACCAACAACACCATCGAATGGAAGGGCAAATATATCTCCTTCCCCGAGATCCAGCCCCTCCCCAAGCCCATCCAGAAGCCCCATCCCCCCTTCTACGCCGCTTCCGGCAGCGCAGACTCCTTTGTCCTCTACCCGCAAAAGGGTCTTCGCTCTCTGGGCCAGGCCGCCGTCAAGCCGCTCTTCATGGCCTGCGAAGATGCCAAGACCTACCACCAGAACTGGAAGCTGGCGGGCCACGCCCCAAAGGACGCCGAATTCGGCCTCCTCTGGGGCGCTCACTGCGCGCCTACAAACAAGCAGGCCCTGGCTGATGCGGAAGGGCCTGTGATGTGGTACATCTCCCGCCTCCAGCGCTTCTTCGGCCCACGCTCAACGGACACCACCGCCCGCGCCGCCAACCGCCGCTACGATTGGTGGACCAACCCCACCATAGATAAGCTCCTGGCCAACGATATGGTGCTCGCCGGCGACCCGGATCGCTGCATCGAGCTCATCAAGAAGGCCGAAGCCGGCGGCGTCAACAACATCCTTGCCCAGTTCCAGATCGGCGGCCTGCGGCATGAGCAGGTCATGGCCTCCATGAAGCTCTTCGCCAAGGAAGTCATGCCCGCCTTCAAAAAGTCGGGCGTGAAGTAG
- a CDS encoding LLM class flavin-dependent oxidoreductase yields the protein MESLDHPAVLMKTIPGAKEVVSMRFGLFNLLQHPDAAKRPDVYRDELERQLEQMEYAEELGFHSVWLAEHHFSEYGMMSDAMLLAAHLAARTRRIRIGIAVTVLPFNNPVRLAEQTAAVDCLSRGRFIQGVGRGYQPAEFAGFGIAMEESRARFEEGLDVMIKALSQSSFHHTGRFYHYPEISIYPKPMQKPHPPLYIASVSDETIVSTAKKRLPMLTGQVFLPFEKTLEKVQLYQKALQESGVAQPEIERLTRDSFFQRFIYVAETNEQSKRDAQTALMNYIKVLTKATLPPFASKLPATYTDYRRRAEDRTKLTFDQMWEETLIFGDPDRCAKRIRELRGMGVNSLLCWMVFGGLEHAKVLRSMELFAKHVMPQFQERPAALAV from the coding sequence ATGGAGTCCTTGGACCACCCTGCAGTACTAATGAAAACCATCCCCGGCGCAAAGGAGGTCGTCTCCATGCGATTCGGACTCTTCAACCTTTTACAGCATCCGGACGCCGCCAAGCGACCCGATGTCTACCGCGATGAGTTGGAGCGCCAGCTCGAACAGATGGAATATGCCGAAGAGTTGGGCTTCCACAGCGTCTGGCTCGCCGAGCATCATTTCTCCGAGTACGGCATGATGTCCGACGCGATGCTCCTGGCCGCGCACCTCGCCGCGCGAACCCGGCGCATCCGCATCGGCATCGCCGTCACCGTCCTCCCCTTCAACAACCCCGTTCGCCTCGCCGAGCAGACGGCCGCCGTGGATTGCCTGAGCCGCGGACGCTTCATCCAAGGCGTAGGGCGCGGCTACCAGCCGGCGGAGTTCGCCGGGTTCGGCATTGCTATGGAGGAGAGCCGCGCCAGGTTCGAAGAAGGCCTGGACGTGATGATAAAGGCCCTTTCCCAAAGCTCCTTCCATCATACGGGCCGCTTTTACCACTACCCGGAGATCAGCATCTACCCCAAGCCCATGCAGAAGCCGCACCCGCCGCTCTACATCGCCTCCGTCTCCGATGAGACCATCGTCTCCACGGCCAAGAAACGCCTGCCGATGCTGACAGGCCAGGTCTTTCTCCCCTTTGAGAAGACGTTGGAAAAGGTCCAGCTCTACCAGAAAGCCCTGCAGGAGAGCGGCGTCGCCCAGCCGGAGATCGAACGCCTCACGCGCGACTCCTTTTTCCAGCGCTTCATCTATGTGGCCGAGACGAACGAGCAGTCTAAGCGCGACGCCCAAACGGCCCTCATGAACTACATCAAGGTTCTCACCAAGGCAACCTTGCCGCCCTTCGCCTCCAAACTGCCCGCCACCTACACCGACTATCGCCGCCGGGCCGAAGACCGCACCAAGCTCACCTTCGACCAGATGTGGGAAGAGACTCTCATCTTCGGCGACCCCGATCGCTGCGCCAAACGCATCCGGGAGCTGCGCGGCATGGGCGTCAACTCCCTGCTCTGTTGGATGGTCTTCGGCGGGCTGGAGCACGCCAAGGTCCTCCGCTCCATGGAGCTCTTCGCCAAGCACGTCATGCCGCAGTTCCAGGAGCGTCCAGCCGCCCTGGCCGTCTGA
- a CDS encoding PAS domain S-box protein yields the protein MPLGVGWLYPTQERGRVQPAVATLLQQLENTEDGVFAVDAHQRIILWSKGAERILGYAPADVVGRRCFEVIEDPGHGNNPCQADCNVLFVTKKGGIPPTQTTPTKTKSGRDFWLNITHITIPEANSRQPQAIVHIFRDVTEQAQAQDLVARLAHYMHGLPKQGAASAQPQAASPTTENSLALTPRELEVLRCLADGLGTSEIADRMVISVSTARNHIQSILDKLGAHSRTEAVMAGIRQGLIKPPGNAK from the coding sequence TTGCCCTTGGGTGTAGGATGGCTTTACCCCACCCAGGAGCGCGGTCGCGTGCAGCCTGCCGTCGCCACCCTTTTGCAGCAGCTCGAAAATACGGAGGACGGCGTCTTTGCCGTGGATGCCCACCAGCGCATCATCCTCTGGAGCAAAGGCGCCGAGCGCATCCTTGGCTACGCGCCCGCTGACGTGGTGGGACGCCGCTGCTTTGAGGTTATCGAAGATCCGGGTCACGGGAACAACCCCTGCCAGGCCGATTGCAACGTCCTCTTTGTCACCAAGAAGGGCGGCATCCCGCCGACGCAGACCACGCCCACAAAGACCAAGTCTGGCCGGGACTTCTGGCTCAACATCACCCACATCACTATCCCGGAAGCAAACTCTCGCCAGCCCCAGGCCATCGTCCACATCTTCCGCGATGTGACGGAGCAGGCCCAGGCGCAGGACCTGGTGGCCAGGCTCGCCCACTATATGCATGGCCTGCCCAAACAAGGGGCGGCGTCCGCTCAGCCACAGGCCGCTTCGCCCACGACGGAGAACAGCCTCGCGCTTACCCCTCGCGAGCTTGAGGTGCTGCGCTGCCTGGCCGATGGCCTCGGCACCTCGGAAATCGCCGACCGTATGGTCATCAGCGTCTCCACAGCGCGCAACCATATCCAAAGCATCCTGGATAAGCTGGGGGCGCACAGCCGCACGGAAGCGGTGATGGCAGGCATCCGCCAGGGGCTGATCAAGCCTCCCGGAAACGCCAAGTAG
- a CDS encoding TIGR03619 family F420-dependent LLM class oxidoreductase, with protein MKFGLFFNPAFTSKESVIQLVGRAEALGYDSILTDDHVFRPDYWKRPGGDIEWEPFTILSYLAAKTSRIRLLVGCLVVPYRQPLAVAKAVASLDVLSDGRFILGVVPGYLPEEFTAFNLPIEQRGAMTDEFLAVMREVWTKESASFTGKWYSFKDISMHPKPVQRPHSPIWSGGSSLRAVRRAIEYGDAWFPLAFPVVTEEYKRQHEKIIKGFPIPTGATTPDDIRKGIAYGRETAKRLGKPYKMDVVLLTGFIQVDSAGGGKPLHMEGRTAEAARESSPKAESFRGRGSPEHLIGELKRYKAAGVDSFIVGFGGKTEAEFYQQVERFAKEVMPKV; from the coding sequence ATGAAGTTCGGCCTATTTTTCAATCCGGCCTTCACGAGCAAGGAGTCGGTCATCCAGCTGGTCGGGCGGGCTGAAGCGCTGGGCTACGATTCGATCCTCACGGACGACCATGTCTTCCGTCCCGATTACTGGAAGCGGCCCGGGGGAGACATCGAGTGGGAGCCGTTCACGATCCTTTCGTACCTTGCCGCCAAGACCTCACGCATCCGGCTGCTCGTCGGCTGTCTGGTCGTTCCGTACCGGCAGCCGCTGGCCGTTGCGAAGGCGGTGGCGAGCCTTGACGTCCTTTCGGACGGTCGCTTCATCCTCGGTGTGGTGCCGGGCTATCTGCCTGAGGAGTTCACAGCATTCAATTTACCCATCGAACAGCGCGGCGCGATGACCGACGAGTTCCTTGCGGTGATGCGGGAGGTGTGGACGAAGGAGAGCGCATCATTCACAGGCAAGTGGTACTCCTTCAAGGATATCTCCATGCATCCCAAGCCGGTGCAGAGGCCCCATTCGCCTATCTGGTCGGGCGGCAGCTCGCTCCGGGCGGTGCGCCGCGCCATCGAGTACGGCGATGCATGGTTCCCCCTGGCTTTCCCGGTGGTCACCGAGGAGTACAAGCGCCAGCACGAAAAGATCATCAAGGGCTTTCCCATCCCGACGGGCGCGACGACGCCGGACGATATCCGCAAGGGCATCGCGTATGGGAGAGAGACGGCGAAGCGGCTGGGCAAGCCGTACAAAATGGATGTGGTCTTGCTCACGGGCTTCATACAGGTTGACAGCGCAGGCGGAGGCAAGCCTCTGCATATGGAGGGGCGCACCGCGGAGGCGGCGCGCGAGAGCTCGCCGAAGGCCGAGAGCTTTCGCGGGCGCGGAAGCCCGGAGCACCTCATCGGCGAGCTGAAGCGCTACAAGGCTGCCGGGGTGGACTCCTTCATCGTCGGCTTTGGCGGGAAGACGGAGGCGGAGTTCTATCAGCAAGTGGAGCGTTTTGCGAAAGAGGTCATGCCGAAGGTGTAA
- a CDS encoding YceI family protein, with protein sequence MKPPPPIWPLSSFGRSLAAGLVSGGITAFITAAVSLPLNSPDDVVFNTGTVAIACILAGIAAGLIWHISERRNMALSGMLWISAVAFLAVLGVSLLAEYAPGAPLDGVASYVIPLGATAIVLLTVTLPFIAIGELHRPPVLIVTLSVGLGFGIALAGVGDEPSGKLSLDDLARLPAATAPPLFPAAPTAVPTQAPEATMAPTPTLAATATPTPAAKPEYVVAIGKGTYTVREKLTILPTSSDAVGGTTTFSGEINLDGRPSKIFADLRMLRSDQSRRDQFIQGQTLLTRTYPYAEFTVTDIGDYGKRLLNGESVSGRLTGSMKIRGVEKPFTFDLKQARLSGGVLQLLATVDFTWADFNIPPPNIPGTVQVENNVHLEVVLEARRPA encoded by the coding sequence GTGAAGCCGCCGCCACCGATCTGGCCGTTATCTTCGTTTGGCCGCTCTCTGGCTGCAGGACTCGTCAGCGGCGGGATCACTGCCTTCATCACCGCCGCTGTTTCGCTTCCTCTTAACTCTCCTGACGATGTTGTCTTCAACACTGGCACGGTCGCCATCGCCTGTATCCTTGCGGGAATCGCCGCCGGGCTGATCTGGCATATATCCGAGCGCCGCAATATGGCGCTCTCTGGGATGCTGTGGATCTCCGCCGTCGCATTTCTTGCCGTTTTGGGCGTAAGCCTCCTGGCTGAATATGCTCCAGGCGCGCCGCTGGACGGCGTGGCCTCCTACGTGATTCCCCTGGGAGCAACGGCCATCGTTCTGCTTACGGTGACGCTTCCATTCATCGCAATCGGCGAGCTGCACAGGCCTCCGGTGCTCATCGTGACACTCAGTGTAGGCCTTGGCTTCGGCATCGCGCTTGCGGGCGTGGGCGATGAGCCGAGCGGCAAGCTTTCCCTCGATGACTTGGCCAGGCTGCCTGCGGCGACGGCGCCGCCGCTGTTTCCGGCGGCTCCTACGGCTGTGCCGACGCAGGCGCCTGAGGCAACCATGGCTCCGACGCCGACACTCGCGGCGACGGCTACGCCGACTCCGGCGGCGAAGCCGGAGTATGTGGTAGCCATCGGCAAGGGGACGTACACCGTTCGAGAGAAGCTCACCATCTTGCCCACGTCCAGCGATGCCGTAGGAGGGACGACTACGTTTAGCGGTGAGATCAATCTCGACGGCAGGCCCTCGAAGATTTTCGCCGATCTGCGGATGCTCAGGAGCGATCAGTCACGCCGAGACCAGTTTATCCAGGGCCAGACGCTTCTCACCCGGACATACCCGTATGCCGAGTTCACGGTGACCGACATCGGAGATTACGGGAAGCGGCTTCTGAATGGGGAATCCGTCAGCGGTAGGCTCACTGGGAGCATGAAGATCCGCGGCGTGGAAAAGCCGTTTACCTTTGACCTGAAACAAGCGCGGTTGAGCGGGGGTGTCCTGCAGCTTCTTGCCACCGTTGACTTCACGTGGGCGGACTTCAATATCCCGCCACCTAATATTCCTGGGACGGTGCAGGTGGAGAACAATGTTCACCTAGAGGTTGTTCTCGAGGCGCGAAGGCCGGCGTAG
- a CDS encoding DUF202 domain-containing protein has protein sequence MNKIPEHSDRLRLNDQLSIERTNLSNERTFLAYTRTALTFAAAGGSLAYVVDSLAAMVFGWAGIAIGIGTFLFGLIRLRQINRLVKHMADEEDEDGD, from the coding sequence ATGAATAAGATACCCGAGCACAGCGACCGCCTCCGCCTCAACGACCAGCTCTCCATCGAGCGCACGAACCTCTCCAATGAGAGGACGTTCCTGGCCTACACGCGCACGGCCCTCACCTTCGCGGCCGCCGGCGGCTCCCTCGCCTACGTCGTGGACAGCCTTGCCGCCATGGTCTTCGGCTGGGCCGGCATCGCCATCGGCATCGGCACCTTCCTCTTCGGCCTCATCCGCCTCCGCCAGATCAACCGCCTGGTGAAGCATATGGCTGATGAGGAGGATGAAGACGGCGACTAG
- a CDS encoding acyl dehydratase — protein sequence MTSQQTKSYAKDEHTGKITDEGIERMRARIGVEMPKKPWQTWNEVATLDAIRHFAYGYGDDNPLWIDAEHGAKSRWRNNIAPPSFLYSMGVTEKKEISEEDRKKGGGALAGVHAFWSGDEVEWFRPVYVGDKIWEKRFIQSVEKKQSAFAGVSVVTRDRTMYINNRGEVVCNWDRLFVRAERKTTEGGERKKHEKIERGQYAEEDLKKIEAAYDAEERRGDSPRYWEDVKEGDIVTPVVHGPLLMSDEIAWHQGNGRWEIFPHHVGLKLRRRHPGFYTLNDWGVPEAVMRCHWDDNYARKVGNPFAYDNGIMRSSWMMHLVTNWMGDDGWLWKVKDRIIAFNYYGDTSWVTGKVARKYIAQENGAHVAEIEVSCDDQRGRKTALATATVLLPSKEAGPVLLPQPERGMEGHRIGARPPKLGS from the coding sequence ATGACAAGCCAGCAGACGAAGTCTTACGCGAAGGACGAGCATACAGGGAAGATCACGGATGAAGGCATCGAGCGGATGCGGGCGCGCATCGGCGTGGAGATGCCGAAGAAGCCGTGGCAGACGTGGAACGAGGTGGCAACGCTGGACGCCATCCGCCACTTTGCCTACGGCTACGGCGACGACAACCCTCTGTGGATAGATGCGGAGCACGGCGCGAAATCGCGCTGGCGGAACAATATCGCGCCGCCTTCCTTTCTGTATAGTATGGGCGTGACGGAGAAGAAGGAGATCAGCGAAGAGGACCGGAAGAAGGGCGGCGGCGCGCTGGCGGGCGTCCACGCCTTTTGGTCGGGCGACGAGGTGGAGTGGTTCCGCCCCGTCTATGTGGGCGACAAGATATGGGAGAAGCGCTTTATCCAGAGCGTGGAGAAGAAGCAGAGCGCCTTTGCAGGGGTCTCCGTGGTGACGCGGGACCGCACGATGTATATCAACAATCGCGGAGAGGTGGTCTGCAACTGGGACCGCCTCTTTGTCCGCGCGGAGCGGAAGACGACGGAGGGCGGCGAGCGGAAGAAGCACGAGAAGATCGAGCGGGGGCAGTATGCGGAAGAGGACTTGAAGAAGATCGAGGCGGCCTATGATGCCGAGGAGCGCAGAGGAGATAGCCCGAGGTATTGGGAGGATGTGAAGGAGGGGGATATCGTCACGCCTGTCGTCCACGGGCCGCTTTTGATGTCCGACGAGATCGCGTGGCACCAGGGCAACGGTCGCTGGGAGATCTTCCCGCACCACGTGGGGCTCAAGCTGCGCCGCCGCCACCCCGGCTTCTACACGCTGAACGATTGGGGCGTTCCCGAGGCCGTGATGCGCTGCCACTGGGATGACAACTACGCCCGGAAAGTCGGCAATCCCTTCGCCTACGATAACGGCATCATGCGCTCTTCCTGGATGATGCACCTGGTGACGAACTGGATGGGCGACGACGGCTGGCTGTGGAAGGTGAAGGACCGCATCATCGCCTTCAACTACTACGGCGATACCTCATGGGTCACAGGGAAGGTGGCGCGCAAGTACATCGCCCAGGAGAACGGCGCGCATGTGGCGGAGATCGAGGTCTCCTGCGACGACCAGCGGGGACGCAAGACGGCCCTGGCAACGGCGACTGTGCTGCTGCCCTCCAAGGAAGCGGGTCCGGTGCTGCTGCCTCAGCCGGAGCGCGGGATGGAGGGGCACCGCATCGGCGCCAGGCCGCCGAAGCTGGGAAGCTAG
- a CDS encoding PKD domain-containing protein, which produces MRWAVRLWNRDPNAAIVVFALFVAAMVGVSALVVKLVPDTRTVSGATIRDYSLEMVAANVDYGGGNVWNAWTFNGTVPGPALKVRVGEVLRVKVTNKLDLTHSFHTHLTNYTFENDGSQANIIAGKGQGAMIAPGGAYTYEFQPTTPGIYYYYCHSADGGLHIAHHIHQGLYGAIIVEAPDQPPMRQEVIFMGEIGSHTTGKVPPFIMNGIGLPGGEAVLEAVFKQQGFAGVAAQLNKTVPAFNMKVNEPIKLHVINIGDVEHTFHVHSATHVSLGVLGGRPWPANVLPLDAGAANTLLVNFSTPGLWLFHCNGSVTLTHQYLDDNPTGTPSDTYNVAITVTDDDGGIGSATAPVVVNNVNPVATASAAPNPQYWGLNVNFTGTVTDVGTLDTHTFAWDFGDATSGSGASTAHAYANPGPYTAKLTVTDDDTGKDEKTLAITIKKRETTLVYNGETTAVFGFGSILSAKLSDAVVAAAPIGGRTITFTVNAVNYTGTTAISGQTNNVTLNPFPPLMPGTYTITVNFAGDSHYLPSSTTATLTVTNTVGCKVTAGTLRSANNGRGGFNVQADGPTAIKGELQFQNDSLNFHAPTMTALGCSADRTKAWFAGVGRDGKNFVAYVEDNGEPGRDDIFKIWVNGVPQNGNGALSGGNVQIHKK; this is translated from the coding sequence ATGAGGTGGGCTGTACGATTGTGGAACCGCGACCCCAACGCCGCCATCGTGGTCTTTGCGCTCTTCGTCGCCGCAATGGTCGGGGTGTCAGCGCTCGTTGTGAAGCTTGTCCCGGACACGCGCACCGTCTCCGGCGCCACCATCCGCGACTATTCGCTTGAAATGGTCGCCGCAAACGTTGATTACGGCGGCGGCAATGTCTGGAATGCCTGGACCTTCAACGGCACGGTTCCCGGCCCTGCGCTTAAGGTCCGCGTCGGCGAAGTTCTGCGCGTAAAGGTCACCAACAAGCTGGACCTCACCCACAGCTTTCACACGCACCTTACCAACTACACCTTTGAGAACGATGGCAGCCAGGCCAACATCATCGCGGGCAAGGGCCAAGGCGCCATGATCGCCCCCGGCGGCGCCTACACCTATGAGTTCCAGCCCACCACGCCGGGCATCTACTACTACTACTGCCATTCGGCCGATGGCGGCCTCCACATCGCCCACCACATCCACCAGGGCCTCTACGGCGCCATCATCGTTGAAGCGCCCGATCAGCCGCCGATGCGCCAAGAAGTCATCTTCATGGGAGAGATCGGCTCCCACACCACCGGCAAAGTGCCGCCCTTCATCATGAACGGCATCGGCCTCCCCGGCGGCGAAGCCGTCCTTGAAGCCGTTTTCAAGCAGCAGGGCTTCGCCGGTGTTGCCGCCCAGCTCAACAAGACCGTCCCTGCCTTCAATATGAAGGTCAACGAACCCATCAAGCTCCACGTCATCAACATCGGCGATGTGGAGCACACCTTCCACGTCCACTCGGCCACCCACGTCTCCTTGGGTGTCCTTGGCGGGCGGCCGTGGCCCGCGAACGTCCTCCCGCTGGATGCCGGCGCCGCGAATACGCTTCTCGTCAACTTCAGCACGCCCGGCCTCTGGCTCTTCCACTGCAACGGCTCGGTCACGCTGACCCATCAATACCTGGACGACAACCCGACAGGTACGCCTTCGGATACCTACAACGTCGCTATCACCGTCACCGACGATGATGGCGGCATCGGCTCGGCAACTGCGCCTGTCGTAGTGAACAACGTGAACCCTGTCGCCACCGCTTCCGCCGCGCCGAACCCGCAGTACTGGGGCCTGAACGTGAACTTCACCGGCACGGTGACAGACGTCGGCACCCTCGATACCCACACCTTCGCCTGGGACTTCGGCGATGCAACATCCGGCAGCGGCGCCTCCACCGCGCATGCCTATGCCAACCCCGGCCCCTACACCGCCAAGCTCACTGTCACCGACGATGACACAGGCAAGGACGAAAAGACGCTGGCCATCACCATCAAAAAGCGCGAGACGACGCTGGTCTACAACGGTGAGACGACCGCTGTCTTCGGTTTCGGCTCCATCCTCTCGGCCAAGCTCAGCGATGCGGTTGTCGCTGCCGCGCCCATCGGCGGCAGGACCATCACCTTCACGGTGAACGCCGTGAACTACACCGGCACAACGGCCATCAGCGGCCAGACGAACAACGTCACCCTGAACCCATTCCCGCCGCTGATGCCCGGCACCTACACCATCACGGTGAACTTCGCCGGCGATAGCCACTACCTGCCTTCGTCCACAACGGCCACCCTGACGGTCACCAATACCGTCGGCTGCAAGGTCACGGCTGGAACCCTGCGCTCCGCCAACAACGGACGCGGCGGCTTCAACGTCCAGGCCGATGGCCCCACGGCGATCAAGGGCGAGCTCCAGTTCCAGAACGACAGCCTCAACTTCCATGCCCCCACCATGACGGCCCTTGGCTGCTCCGCCGATAGGACAAAGGCCTGGTTCGCAGGCGTCGGCAGAGACGGCAAGAACTTCGTGGCCTACGTGGAGGACAACGGCGAACCCGGCAGGGACGACATCTTCAAGATCTGGGTGAACGGCGTTCCCCAGAACGGCAATGGCGCTCTCTCCGGCGGCAACGTCCAGATCCACAAGAAGTAA